A DNA window from Ornithobacterium rhinotracheale DSM 15997 contains the following coding sequences:
- a CDS encoding dicarboxylate/amino acid:cation symporter, giving the protein MMHKIFSNLLFKVFLGIVLGIVSGLFFPEWLNRIFATFNTLFDEFLTFSIPLIILGLVAPAISDLGKNAGKLLIITVLIAYASTFFSGFMTYFVSDAIFPRLIFAKDYHINHVEENVREALPYFSIQIPPVLNIMSALVMAFMIGLGLSFKRESALGNVFKDFQEIIVKVIEKVIIPLLPIFILGIFSQMAFSGKVASVLSVFLKIIGVIFVMHIGLILIQYIIAGLIAKKNPFKALGIMLPAYFTALGTQSSAATIPVTLEQVRMNGVDEDVAGFTVPLCATIHLAGSTMKIVACTMALMLMQGMPFNFEMFAHFIFMLGVVMIAAPGVPGGAIMAAVGILQSMMGFNQEAVALMIALYIAMDSFGTACNVTGDGAIALIVNKIYK; this is encoded by the coding sequence ATGATGCACAAAATATTTTCAAATCTATTATTTAAGGTCTTTTTAGGGATTGTTTTAGGAATTGTTTCGGGGTTATTTTTCCCCGAATGGCTCAATAGAATTTTTGCAACATTCAACACACTTTTTGATGAGTTTTTGACCTTCTCTATTCCTTTAATTATTTTGGGACTCGTGGCTCCTGCAATTTCGGATTTGGGAAAGAACGCGGGCAAGCTTTTAATCATTACTGTTTTGATTGCCTATGCATCGACATTTTTTTCTGGATTTATGACTTATTTTGTGAGCGATGCTATTTTCCCGAGATTAATCTTTGCAAAGGATTACCACATCAATCATGTGGAAGAGAATGTGCGAGAAGCTTTGCCGTATTTTTCCATTCAAATCCCGCCTGTGCTTAATATCATGTCGGCATTGGTCATGGCATTTATGATTGGTTTAGGATTATCATTTAAGAGAGAATCAGCCTTGGGAAATGTGTTTAAAGATTTTCAAGAAATCATAGTCAAAGTCATAGAAAAAGTAATCATACCATTATTGCCAATTTTCATTTTAGGCATATTTTCTCAAATGGCATTTAGCGGAAAAGTAGCCTCGGTTTTATCGGTGTTTTTAAAAATTATCGGTGTAATTTTCGTAATGCACATAGGTTTAATTTTGATTCAGTATATAATAGCGGGGCTAATTGCTAAGAAAAATCCATTCAAAGCCTTGGGCATTATGTTGCCAGCTTATTTCACAGCTCTGGGAACCCAATCTTCTGCCGCCACAATTCCCGTAACGCTAGAGCAAGTTCGTATGAATGGCGTGGACGAAGATGTCGCAGGTTTTACGGTGCCACTTTGTGCAACCATACATTTGGCGGGGAGCACAATGAAAATCGTGGCTTGTACCATGGCACTTATGCTAATGCAGGGAATGCCTTTTAATTTCGAAATGTTTGCACATTTTATTTTTATGCTCGGAGTTGTGATGATTGCAGCTCCTGGCGTGCCTGGAGGAGCCATCATGGCAGCCGTTGGGATTTTGCAAAGTATGATGGGCTTTAACCAAGAAGCCGTGGCATTGATGATTGCCCTTTACATCGCTATGGATAGCTTTGGGACAGCATGCAATGTTACGGGCGACGGGGCAATAGCCTTAATTGTAAACAAGATTTATAAATAA
- a CDS encoding MarC family protein: MTDLLTFSVGAFVSISTLTNPITNVPIFLGLLGDEDDETRKRIAKKACLIAFFILSSFVLLGTYIFSIFDITVPSFKITGGLLVFYVGFEMLLSKKSTIRSSGIEKPDDDVAISPLAIPFVAGPGAIVASMNSVSNANFFRVLIVVLIIALIMALNYYAFNFSRLIIKRLGKNIINVLGKIMGLIIAIIGTDMFIQGIKLSFHLD; the protein is encoded by the coding sequence ATGACTGACTTATTAACCTTTTCAGTTGGTGCTTTTGTAAGCATCTCCACCTTGACCAACCCGATTACGAATGTACCGATTTTTCTTGGATTATTGGGCGACGAAGATGATGAAACACGCAAAAGAATTGCCAAAAAAGCATGTTTAATCGCTTTTTTCATTTTATCGTCTTTTGTACTTTTAGGAACATATATTTTTAGCATTTTTGACATCACAGTACCTTCCTTTAAAATCACTGGGGGGCTTCTTGTATTTTATGTAGGTTTTGAGATGTTGCTTTCTAAGAAATCTACCATCCGTAGCTCTGGGATTGAAAAGCCTGATGATGATGTGGCAATTTCTCCTCTGGCAATCCCTTTTGTTGCGGGACCTGGTGCCATTGTAGCCTCTATGAACTCCGTCTCAAACGCCAATTTTTTCCGCGTTTTGATTGTGGTTTTAATCATTGCCTTAATTATGGCGCTAAATTACTACGCCTTTAATTTCAGCAGACTTATTATCAAAAGATTAGGAAAAAACATCATCAATGTTTTGGGCAAAATCATGGGGCTTATCATCGCCATTATTGGTACAGATATGTTTATTCAAGGGATTAAGCTATCGTTTCATTTAGACTAA
- the mltG gene encoding endolytic transglycosylase MltG, which produces MMKKTYFLGFLFFFLLFQSCGYFYKSKSLVKEKAFLYIPENATYQSVLDSIAPHLENIDQFDAYARTQDYDKNIKAGRYELNPEMSNEDLVNVLKSGKQSEVKIRIPNSPTIFHLARDASKGITADSASIVEAILNNPRVKENGLDMETAKIYFIPDTYNFFWITSGKDFVDRMLKEHDKFWNDKRKQQLKNSGMTELEVYTLASIVQMESPKPDEQARVAGAYLNRLKQGKKLEADPTSVYAYKLQHGFTQKVQRVYQKHLKTLSAYNTYLNYGLPPAPICLPNTTAIDAVLKPEKHDYIFFCADPDRPGYHNFTNSYAEHQKNAAKYRQWLKENNIK; this is translated from the coding sequence ATGATGAAAAAAACATATTTTTTAGGTTTTTTATTTTTCTTTCTTTTGTTTCAAAGTTGTGGATATTTTTATAAATCCAAATCTTTGGTTAAGGAGAAAGCCTTTCTATATATACCAGAAAATGCAACCTACCAAAGCGTGCTAGATTCTATCGCGCCGCATTTGGAAAACATCGATCAGTTTGATGCCTATGCACGCACGCAAGATTATGACAAGAATATCAAAGCGGGTAGATATGAATTAAACCCCGAGATGTCCAATGAAGACTTGGTAAATGTTTTAAAAAGCGGAAAGCAATCCGAAGTAAAGATTCGTATTCCTAACTCGCCTACGATTTTCCATTTGGCAAGAGATGCGTCCAAAGGCATCACGGCGGATTCTGCAAGTATTGTAGAGGCAATTTTAAACAATCCGCGCGTGAAGGAAAATGGCTTAGACATGGAAACTGCCAAAATCTATTTTATTCCAGATACTTATAATTTCTTTTGGATTACATCGGGCAAGGATTTCGTAGATCGTATGCTGAAGGAACACGACAAATTCTGGAACGACAAAAGAAAACAACAACTCAAAAATTCTGGAATGACGGAGCTCGAGGTCTACACACTAGCCTCTATCGTGCAAATGGAATCGCCTAAACCCGATGAGCAGGCGCGTGTGGCGGGAGCCTATCTCAATCGTTTAAAACAAGGCAAAAAACTAGAAGCCGATCCTACTTCGGTGTATGCTTATAAATTGCAACATGGTTTCACGCAAAAGGTGCAGCGCGTTTATCAAAAACATCTAAAAACGCTTTCTGCCTATAATACATATTTGAATTATGGCTTGCCACCCGCACCGATTTGCTTGCCAAACACCACGGCGATAGATGCAGTTTTGAAACCAGAAAAACACGATTACATCTTTTTCTGTGCCGATCCAGACAGACCTGGCTATCATAATTTTACCAATAGCTATGCAGAGCATCAAAAAAATGCAGCCAAATATCGCCAATGGCTAAAAGAAAATAACATTAAATAA
- the dapF gene encoding diaminopimelate epimerase, whose product MKIHFYKYQGAGNDFVMIDDREATFNYDQKTIESLCTRRMGVGADGLITLFEKDNMYQMRYFNSDGNESTMCGNGGRCFAQFMKDLGLVNGNLVEFNAIDGKHSAEFIGENIRLQMIDVEAVKIQPEYTFLNTGSPHHVEFVDKADEIDVKNAGAKIRYSELYPEGSNVNFVEILSPEKLKVRTYERGVEDETYSCGTGVTASAIAYFANEKTDQKKIEIETLGGTLFVEFEPSGEQFVQVFLTGPAKQVFQGEIYT is encoded by the coding sequence ATGAAAATACACTTTTATAAGTATCAAGGAGCGGGCAATGATTTTGTGATGATCGACGACCGAGAAGCTACCTTTAATTATGATCAAAAAACGATTGAAAGTCTATGCACACGCCGTATGGGAGTGGGGGCAGATGGCTTGATTACTTTGTTTGAAAAAGATAATATGTACCAAATGCGCTATTTCAATTCAGACGGAAACGAGAGCACTATGTGTGGAAACGGCGGCAGGTGCTTTGCGCAGTTTATGAAAGATTTAGGCTTAGTAAATGGGAATTTGGTGGAATTTAATGCCATCGATGGCAAGCATTCTGCGGAGTTTATCGGGGAAAATATTCGTTTGCAAATGATTGATGTAGAAGCTGTCAAAATTCAGCCAGAATATACATTTTTAAATACAGGTTCGCCACACCATGTGGAATTTGTAGATAAAGCCGATGAAATAGATGTGAAAAATGCAGGTGCCAAAATTCGATATTCGGAATTGTATCCAGAGGGCTCTAATGTGAATTTTGTTGAAATCCTTTCGCCCGAGAAATTAAAGGTGAGAACTTATGAGCGTGGCGTGGAGGACGAAACTTATTCTTGCGGAACAGGCGTTACGGCTTCGGCAATTGCTTATTTTGCCAACGAGAAAACCGACCAAAAGAAAATCGAGATTGAAACCCTCGGCGGAACTCTTTTTGTGGAATTTGAACCCTCAGGCGAGCAATTTGTGCAAGTATTTTTAACGGGACCTGCCAAGCAAGTGTTTCAAGGAGAGATTTATACTTAA
- a CDS encoding Do family serine endopeptidase, with translation MKNILTYALVGVVSAGTTYGLIEYSQSNFNSNQIITTSANGSDNNNGQFATYSYTSGGTVMPDFTKAANESVNAVVSITNLQDASQRSSQQGINPFDLFNDPFFDQFFGPRNKNQRQPQRQNQSDNEPIPVGAGSGVIISSDGYIVTNNHVVKDAAKLEVTLNNKQSYVAKLIGTDPNTDLALLKIDEDNLPFLSFFNSDDLQVGEWVLAVGNPFGLTSTVTAGIVSAKGRGIGILSKNSDHPIESFIQTDAVINRGNSGGALINTNGHLVGINTAIFSETGSYAGYGFAIPSNLVKKVINDIKNYGMVQRGYVGIQGFDLSDEMRVKAYNKDKGTKLRSGRGIYVTDVTPDGGAQQAGIKVGDIIVKVDGQPINTFSTLSFAVGRKSPGDKVSVEVLRDGSNKTFDVILRDLKGNAKIRSKQDLSVSEKLGASFKPLTDKQKIQYGINSGVLVESLQPNSQFAKIGINEGYIILKINGKEVNSEKDINKILKNFKGNVSVNFVDRYGRIYTQGFSM, from the coding sequence ATGAAAAATATACTAACCTATGCCTTGGTAGGAGTCGTGAGTGCTGGTACTACCTACGGATTGATTGAATACTCACAAAGCAACTTTAATTCAAACCAAATTATTACAACCTCTGCAAATGGTTCTGACAATAATAACGGACAGTTTGCAACTTATAGCTACACTTCTGGCGGAACGGTAATGCCAGATTTCACAAAAGCGGCAAACGAATCGGTGAATGCCGTGGTGAGTATCACCAACTTGCAAGATGCTAGCCAGCGTTCTAGCCAACAAGGAATAAATCCTTTTGACTTGTTTAATGATCCTTTCTTTGATCAATTCTTTGGTCCAAGAAATAAAAATCAAAGACAACCACAAAGACAAAATCAATCAGACAATGAGCCAATTCCAGTAGGTGCTGGTTCTGGTGTAATTATTTCGTCTGACGGGTACATCGTAACCAATAACCATGTGGTGAAAGATGCTGCAAAATTGGAAGTAACATTAAATAATAAGCAATCTTATGTAGCTAAATTAATCGGAACAGACCCGAATACAGATTTGGCTTTATTAAAAATTGATGAAGATAATCTTCCTTTCTTATCTTTCTTTAACTCAGACGATTTGCAAGTAGGAGAATGGGTACTTGCTGTAGGAAACCCATTTGGTCTTACCTCTACCGTGACTGCAGGTATCGTGAGTGCAAAAGGGCGTGGAATTGGAATTTTAAGTAAAAATAGCGACCACCCAATCGAATCATTTATCCAAACAGATGCGGTGATTAACCGAGGAAACTCAGGTGGAGCACTTATCAACACCAATGGGCATTTGGTAGGAATCAACACAGCGATTTTCTCTGAAACTGGTTCGTATGCAGGATACGGATTTGCTATTCCATCGAACTTGGTGAAAAAAGTAATCAACGATATTAAAAACTATGGAATGGTTCAGCGTGGATATGTGGGAATCCAAGGATTTGACCTTTCAGATGAAATGCGCGTAAAAGCTTATAACAAAGATAAAGGTACTAAATTAAGATCTGGAAGAGGTATCTATGTAACTGATGTTACACCAGATGGAGGTGCGCAGCAAGCAGGTATCAAAGTAGGAGATATCATCGTAAAAGTAGACGGACAGCCGATCAACACCTTCTCTACTCTATCTTTTGCCGTAGGTAGAAAAAGCCCAGGCGACAAAGTGAGCGTAGAGGTATTGAGAGATGGTAGCAACAAAACTTTTGATGTTATACTAAGAGATTTAAAAGGAAACGCAAAAATCCGTTCAAAACAAGATTTAAGCGTGTCTGAAAAATTAGGCGCAAGCTTTAAACCATTGACCGATAAACAAAAAATACAATATGGCATCAATAGCGGAGTGCTGGTAGAAAGCCTTCAGCCAAATAGCCAATTTGCAAAAATCGGAATCAACGAGGGATACATTATACTAAAAATCAATGGAAAAGAAGTAAACAGCGAAAAAGACATCAACAAAATTTTGAAAAACTTCAAAGGAAATGTTTCTGTAAATTTTGTCGATCGATATGGTAGAATTTATACGCAAGGTTTTTCAATGTAA